In Chitinophaga oryzae, the sequence ACATTGGAAGGATACTTTTCAATTATATTCAAGCATGATATTATTCCTGGATACGATAATTTAGTAACAATTACACAAGCAGTTGTAATTACAATATTTAACTACTTTTTTTTTCTGCATAACGACAAATGGAAGTTATATATTAAAGAATTGGATAAACAATCTAAAAGACAGCAGCTTATAGGAGGTTTAGTTGTTTGGTCACTAGTATTTTTAATTTTTGCGAATTTGATTTTTATGTTTTATCTAATGAGTAAAATAGATTGGTCTTTGTATAGGTAAAGGTATTTGACCTTGTACCGAAAAATCGGGCAGTTTAAAATTAGAGAAAATGGGCAATTATTGATAACTTTAAAAAGGAGGTAATTGCCATGAAAAAATCCAAATTTACGGAGGCACAGATCGTTTTTGCGCTGAAGCAGGCAGAAACAGGGGTAGCGGTACAAGAGGTTTGTCGAAAGATGGGAGTGAGTGAAGCTACCTTCTACAACTGGAAAAAGAAGTACGGAGGGCTTGGCATCACCGAGCTTAAGAGATTGCGTCAGCTGGAGGAGGAAAACTTCAAGCTGAAACAGATTGTCGCAGATCTAAGCCTGGACAAGCAAATGTTACAGGATGTGCTAAAAAAAAGTGTTTAACGCGTATTCAGATAAAGAAACATGCGCAGTACCTGATATCCAGTTATAAGGTGGCTGTAAAGCGTGCGTGCTCGGTGGTGAAGTATGCCCGTTCGAAGTGGTATTACAAATCGAAACGGAAGAGTGATTTGCCGGTCAGACAGCGAATCAGGGAGATTGCCGCGACCCGGGTAAGATATGGTTATAACCGGATTCATATACTGTTGCGTAGAGAAGGCTGGAAAGACAATCGTAAGCGCGTACATCGTATCTACAAGGAAGAGGGGCTTAATCTCAGAAGTAAGCGTCCACGCAGAAGTAAAGCAGCAGCACATCGGTTGGAACGGCCTGGCTTAACTGGAATATACCAGTGCTGTTCGATGGATTTTGTGGCAGATCAGCTGTTTGACGGACGGAAATTCAGGACCTTAACTTTAGTGGATAATTTTAGTCGCGAATGCCTGACAATCGGGGTTGGGCAATCGATAAAAGGCATCGATGTGGTGAAAATTCTGGAAGATTTAAAACGTCAAAAAAATATCATTCCCCGGCGAATCCAGGTTGATAACGGGAGTGAATTTATCAGCAAAGATTTTGACAAATGGGCTTATGAAAATAACGTAACTTTGGATTTCTCCCGGCCCGGAAAGCCCACTGATAATGCTTTTATCGAATCGTTCAATGGTAGCTTCCGGGATGAGTGTCTGAATGTGAACTGGTTCTTATCCCTTGAGGATGCCCAGGAGAAAATCGAACATTGGCGCTGGGAGTATAACAATTTTCGCCCCCACAGTTCGCTTAATAACCTAACGCCGAACGAGGTCGTTGAAAGACATAAAAACGCCCAAAATCTCTAATTTACCGTGTCCAGAATTGGGTACAAGCTCAAAACGCCCAAAATCTCTAATTTACCGTGTCCAGAATTGGGTACAAGCTCAAAACGCCCAAAATCTCTAATTTACCGTGTCCAGGATTGGGTACAAGCTCACAATTGACCTTCTATTTTACATTTCATTTAAACTTCACCACTATTGGTCAAAAGATTCAAATACCGCCTACCGATCGGCTGCTGGTCATTTCGTGTTATCGGTATTGTTAACATTCAACTGTCTGTATAGTTTTGTCGCTTTATTGTTTTTCAACAGAAAGTGGTGGGATAATTACTATCTGGATGCTCATCTGGCCGTGAGCTTTTTGGCCCTTGTGTTTTTTGGATTTCATTTTACTGTGGCGAATAACAAAAAACTGATGAAGCGATTTGATCGGTGGTCACTTAAAAGAAAGAGGCAATATTCCGCGACAATCATAGTTTACCATTTATTGTTCCTTATCTCAGCGATTCTCCTACATAAGCATATCGAGACGCTGCCGTCTCATTAAAATCAAACAGGCCTTCTCATTTGAGAAGGCCTGTTTAATTTTAATGTTGTAACAGGAGCTTAAAACCCTACATTCACCCCTACAAAAAAGTTAAACCCTGCCATAGGGTAATAATAACTGTCATACACTACCCTGTTCTGCTTCAGGTCATAACTGCTGTAGGTACTTCCATTCGGCTCATACTTCGCGTCGAAAATATTGTTGAGCAGCAGTTGCACGCCCAGCTCACGGAATAACGGCTGCGGCACTACGTAGTTGAACCTCAGGTTGTTCACATAATATGGATCGAGGCTGCCGGCTTTACTGGAGGTGTTGTCCATATACTGGCGGCTGACGTATTTGCCGATCAGGTCTATGGTCAGGTTTTTCAGCGGACGGGCGGTCAACATGTAGCCGCCGACGAAAGCGGGGGAGAAGGAGATATCTGTTTTATTATAGGTTTGGGTATGGGTTACGTAGTTGCTGTCGTAAGAGATGGCGTTGTAGTCCAGCACTTTATTCTGGCTCAGTGCGGCGGATGCTGCTACGGAGAAGATATTGCCCAGTTTTACGTTGCCGCTTACTTCTACGCCCATACGGTAGCTTTTCGGGATGTTGGTGCGTACATAGGCGCCTACGTCGGTGAGCTGGCCGGTTTGCACCAGCTGGTTTTTGTAGTTCATATAATACAAGTTGGCCTGCAGAGACGCAATGTTGTTGCTCCAGGAGTAACCGGCTTCCACGTCGCGGAGCATTTCCGGTTTGGGTTCGGCTACGCCGTAGTTGGATTCGAAGTCTACGCGGTTAGGCTCTTTGTTCGCGATGGCGATGGAGGCGAATACGCGGCTGGCGGGACTGAGATAGTAAGTCACGCCGGCTTTGGGGTTGAAGAAATTGTACTTCACGTGCGGCATGTAGGTGGGGGCGGCTTCGAAGCCGTCCATGTTGTAGGCGATGTTGCGGTATTGCAGTTCGCCGAAGACACGCAGCGCTTCCGTGATTTTATATTCTCCTTTCCAATAGATGTTGAAGTCATTTTTGTCGGCAGGGTAGCGGTAGTATTCGTGGTCTTTATCGATGCCAGCTTTAGCCCAGATCACTTTACCGTAGTGGTCGCCGGTGTAGCGGTTCCAACCGCCGCCGAGGCTCCAGTTGAATTTTTCGCCGGTACGGTTGACGGAAAACACGCTACCATAGAAGTAGTTATCGAGCCATAGTTGCTGCACGAGGTCGGTGGTATCGATGACCGTGCCGTTGTGGTTGTATGGAGGCAGACCATAATCTTTGAGGGCCTTATTGGCTTTGTAGTTTTCGTAGTAGCCGCGGCCGCGGGTGAGGTGGAGGGCTACGTTGAAGTTCAGGCTGGAATTAATTTCCTGGTTGAGGAACAGCTGGTAATGGTCCTGCTGGTAGTTATCTGTTTCGTTATCGTAAGGGGTACCGGTTTTTTTGGTGCCGGCGGAGTTATAGGTGCGGTTGGTTTTAAGCATGGCTTCGGGCACGCCGTTCCAGGCCTGGTAGGTTTTTTCTTTACCGGAAAAAACATTGAGGCGGATGGCCGTTTTGCGCGATATGTAAGCGGCGGAAGTATAGAAGGAGCGCAGGTCGGAGGTGGCGCGGTCTATGTAGCCGTCGGAGCTGATTTTGGACAGGCGTGCGTCGATGGTGAAGTGGTCGTTGATGAGACCGGAACCGGCTTTGACGGTATTTTTCCAGCTGTTGAACGAGCCGTAGCTGCTGCTGATTTCGCCATAGGCTTTCTCGCGGTATTCGTTGGTGCTGAGGTTGAGTGTGGCGCCGAAAGCGGCGGCGCCGTTGGTGGAGGTACCCACACCGCGTTGCAGTTCGATGCTGCTGACGGAGGAGGCGAAGTCGGGCATG encodes:
- a CDS encoding IS3 family transposase (programmed frameshift), which translates into the protein MKKSKFTEAQIVFALKQAETGVAVQEVCRKMGVSEATFYNWKKKYGGLGITELKRLRQLEEENFKLKQIVADLSLDKQMLQDVLKKSVTRIQIKKHAQYLISSYKVAVKRACSVVKYARSKWYYKSKRKSDLPVRQRIREIAATRVRYGYNRIHILLRREGWKDNRKRVHRIYKEEGLNLRSKRPRRSKAAAHRLERPGLTGIYQCCSMDFVADQLFDGRKFRTLTLVDNFSRECLTIGVGQSIKGIDVVKILEDLKRQKNIIPRRIQVDNGSEFISKDFDKWAYENNVTLDFSRPGKPTDNAFIESFNGSFRDECLNVNWFLSLEDAQEKIEHWRWEYNNFRPHSSLNNLTPNEVVERHKNAQNL
- a CDS encoding TonB-dependent receptor — its product is MKQLMLLVLLSMAGTLHAQSLVTGTVTSKTNGKPLEGVTISVNQTGALTDRQGHYAIHLPKKGHYTLQASYIGYKSHAVTLQAGNGAQMADITLEETGLLVKPVEISSLRAGKNAPFVNSTLTAADIKKGNLGQDLPQLLDQQPGVVTNSDAGTGIGYTGMRVRGSDITRINVTVNGIPINDAESQGTFFVNMPDFASSVSSIELQRGVGTSTNGAAAFGATLNLSTNEYREKAYGEISSSYGSFNSWKNTVKAGSGLINDHFTIDARLSKISSDGYIDRATSDLRSFYTSAAYISRKTAIRLNVFSGKEKTYQAWNGVPEAMLKTNRTYNSAGTKKTGTPYDNETDNYQQDHYQLFLNQEINSSLNFNVALHLTRGRGYYENYKANKALKDYGLPPYNHNGTVIDTTDLVQQLWLDNYFYGSVFSVNRTGEKFNWSLGGGWNRYTGDHYGKVIWAKAGIDKDHEYYRYPADKNDFNIYWKGEYKITEALRVFGELQYRNIAYNMDGFEAAPTYMPHVKYNFFNPKAGVTYYLSPASRVFASIAIANKEPNRVDFESNYGVAEPKPEMLRDVEAGYSWSNNIASLQANLYYMNYKNQLVQTGQLTDVGAYVRTNIPKSYRMGVEVSGNVKLGNIFSVAASAALSQNKVLDYNAISYDSNYVTHTQTYNKTDISFSPAFVGGYMLTARPLKNLTIDLIGKYVSRQYMDNTSSKAGSLDPYYVNNLRFNYVVPQPLFRELGVQLLLNNIFDAKYEPNGSTYSSYDLKQNRVVYDSYYYPMAGFNFFVGVNVGF